The proteins below come from a single Mucilaginibacter mali genomic window:
- a CDS encoding pectate lyase has translation MLNFFRTTNRFRPVFLGLATTFISAQTFAQQNKQVQQAGQAMLKATKFMTENVSTNGGYVWYYLPDLSRRWGEMEAYKTMVWIQDGGTVSVGHTLLDAYHVTGEEYYYQAAEKAAAGLIWGQSNEGGWNYMIDFAGDASLKTWYNTIGKNGWRLEEFQHYYGNDTYDDDVSSDAARFLLRMYLEKLDPKYKPALDKAIAFLLKSQYPIGGWPQRYPLRYDFNKAGHPDYTSFYTFNDDVTWENVNFLAQCYMTLGDARLLDAITRGMNFYLISQSGNGAWGQQYNMQLEPVGARTYEPDAYLPKYTYGNAMLLMKFYQYTGDRKYLAHIPDAINWLEKAHLPADKTANGIYTHSTFVDVVTNKPIYVHRKGSNVIYGKYYVDENDQNLLGHYRGKTIVDVQKLKDEYARLSALSVKEATKDSPILPRKFEGNASPQHYYDLNRDAIQSPVNETEVNQIISTLDNKGRWLTKHAMISNPYIGDGTSKEETNAFSGTHVGDKTDTSPYRDTSEQDYISTIQYIKNMNTLIKFIRDKQGK, from the coding sequence ATGCTCAATTTTTTCCGCACCACTAACCGTTTCAGACCGGTATTTTTAGGGCTGGCGACTACATTTATTTCAGCACAAACTTTCGCGCAGCAAAACAAGCAGGTGCAGCAAGCCGGGCAGGCCATGCTTAAAGCCACCAAATTCATGACCGAAAACGTGAGCACAAACGGTGGTTACGTTTGGTATTACCTGCCCGATCTGTCGCGCCGCTGGGGCGAGATGGAGGCTTATAAAACTATGGTGTGGATACAGGACGGCGGCACGGTGAGCGTTGGCCATACGCTGCTGGATGCCTATCATGTAACCGGCGAAGAGTATTATTACCAGGCTGCCGAAAAGGCCGCGGCGGGTTTAATTTGGGGCCAAAGCAACGAGGGCGGCTGGAATTATATGATCGACTTCGCCGGCGATGCCTCATTAAAAACGTGGTATAATACCATCGGCAAAAATGGCTGGCGGCTGGAGGAGTTTCAGCATTATTATGGTAACGATACTTACGATGATGATGTATCGTCGGATGCGGCACGTTTTCTTTTACGCATGTACCTGGAAAAACTCGACCCTAAATATAAGCCCGCGCTGGACAAAGCCATCGCCTTTTTGTTGAAAAGCCAGTACCCCATCGGCGGCTGGCCGCAGCGCTATCCCTTAAGGTATGATTTTAACAAGGCGGGCCATCCCGATTACACCTCGTTTTATACTTTCAATGATGACGTTACCTGGGAGAACGTCAACTTTTTAGCACAATGCTATATGACACTGGGCGATGCCCGCCTGCTGGACGCGATTACCCGTGGAATGAACTTCTACCTCATTTCGCAAAGCGGCAACGGCGCCTGGGGCCAGCAATACAACATGCAGCTTGAACCCGTTGGCGCACGCACTTATGAACCGGACGCCTATCTGCCCAAATACACCTACGGCAATGCTATGCTGCTGATGAAGTTTTACCAGTACACCGGCGACCGTAAGTATCTCGCCCATATCCCCGATGCCATTAACTGGCTGGAAAAAGCGCATCTGCCAGCCGATAAAACCGCGAACGGGATATACACACATTCCACATTTGTTGATGTGGTTACCAATAAACCCATTTATGTGCACCGCAAGGGATCTAACGTGATATATGGTAAGTATTATGTGGATGAGAACGATCAGAACCTGCTTGGTCATTACCGGGGGAAGACAATTGTGGATGTTCAGAAATTAAAGGACGAATATGCCCGACTAAGCGCTTTAAGCGTAAAGGAAGCCACCAAGGATTCGCCGATACTGCCCCGCAAATTTGAAGGCAACGCTTCACCCCAACATTATTACGACCTGAACCGTGATGCCATACAAAGCCCTGTAAATGAAACTGAGGTTAATCAAATTATAAGCACCCTTGATAATAAAGGCCGCTGGCTCACCAAGCACGCCATGATCAGCAACCCTTATATTGGCGATGGCACCAGTAAGGAGGAAACCAACGCTTTTTCTGGCACCCATGTGGGCGATAAAACCGACACCTCGCCTTACCGTGATACCAGTGAGCAGGATTACATATCAACTATCCAGTATATCAAAAACATGAATACGCTGATCAAATTTATCCGCGATAAACAAGGCAAATAA
- a CDS encoding DUF1593 domain-containing protein translates to MKALIITALMFTAFIGTSGQVQAQPKTQSTKTRVIATSDGEIDDQCSMVRFLLYTNEWDVEGIITSSSQYHSHIKKWPGDHWVDPYLEAYAKVYPNLLKHDKRYPSPIYLRKRTLLGNVETQGEMTAMTPGADLITKVLLNDADKRPIWLLAWGGTNTIARALKTIEERHPEKMGAVANKMRFYLIWEQDSTYQTYIKPHWGKYNIPTIIADQFEAIAYRWAETQPEEMHPYFQSAWMKQNILENHGPLTAIYQAMPNGDFRSEGDSPSFIYLIPTGLRSMESPSYGGWGGRFVKVRANTWLDSVLIPGYQYPDGRWFSGSSWGRLSVKQSPPATHDQVLDYFKQMWRWSDALQNDFAARADWCVKSYKDANHPPVINQTKVKDATAKPGSSVKLSVAGSTDPDGNKLSYHWYVYPEPSNFIAGGPVSKEAVEVQNADKAVASVTVPKGKGSLHFICAVTDNGKPALTRYARIIINVKP, encoded by the coding sequence ATGAAAGCTTTGATCATTACGGCACTGATGTTTACCGCATTTATCGGCACATCCGGGCAGGTGCAGGCGCAGCCCAAAACCCAATCGACCAAGACCCGGGTTATTGCCACCTCGGATGGCGAGATAGATGATCAATGTTCGATGGTGCGGTTCCTGCTGTATACCAACGAGTGGGATGTGGAGGGCATCATCACGTCAAGCTCGCAATACCACTCGCATATAAAAAAGTGGCCGGGCGATCATTGGGTCGATCCGTACCTCGAAGCGTACGCCAAGGTCTATCCTAACCTGCTGAAGCATGATAAACGTTACCCCTCACCCATTTACCTGCGCAAGCGCACCCTGCTGGGCAACGTGGAAACCCAGGGCGAAATGACCGCGATGACACCGGGCGCCGACCTGATCACCAAAGTTTTACTAAATGATGCCGACAAGCGCCCCATATGGCTGCTGGCCTGGGGCGGCACCAACACCATTGCCCGGGCGTTAAAAACCATCGAGGAAAGGCATCCCGAAAAAATGGGCGCTGTAGCCAACAAAATGCGCTTTTACCTGATCTGGGAGCAGGACAGCACTTATCAAACTTACATTAAGCCACATTGGGGCAAGTATAATATCCCCACCATTATTGCCGATCAGTTTGAGGCTATCGCCTACCGCTGGGCCGAGACGCAGCCCGAAGAAATGCATCCCTACTTCCAGAGCGCATGGATGAAGCAGAATATTTTGGAAAATCATGGCCCGCTTACGGCCATTTACCAAGCTATGCCCAATGGCGATTTCCGCTCTGAGGGCGATTCGCCATCGTTCATTTACCTTATCCCTACCGGTTTGCGCAGTATGGAGTCACCATCGTACGGCGGCTGGGGCGGGCGTTTTGTAAAGGTGAGGGCAAATACCTGGTTAGATTCCGTATTGATACCCGGTTACCAATACCCTGATGGCCGCTGGTTTAGCGGCAGTAGTTGGGGCCGCCTAAGTGTTAAGCAATCCCCGCCTGCCACGCACGACCAGGTACTGGATTACTTCAAACAAATGTGGCGCTGGAGCGATGCCCTGCAAAATGATTTTGCAGCCCGTGCCGATTGGTGTGTAAAATCATATAAAGATGCCAATCACCCGCCGGTGATAAATCAAACAAAAGTTAAGGATGCCACTGCCAAGCCGGGCAGCAGTGTAAAGTTAAGCGTTGCCGGGTCAACCGATCCGGATGGGAACAAGCTGTCCTATCATTGGTATGTATACCCCGAACCCAGCAATTTCATTGCCGGTGGCCCGGTAAGTAAGGAAGCTGTTGAGGTGCAAAACGCAGATAAGGCGGTGGCTTCGGTTACAGTTCCAAAAGGCAAAGGTAGCCTGCATTTTATCTGCGCGGTAACCGATAATGGTAAACCGGCGCTTACCCGTTATGCAAGGATCATTATCAACGTAAAACCTTAG
- a CDS encoding hybrid sensor histidine kinase/response regulator transcription factor yields the protein MPDKLMSPRKRVSLMPKWLFGRVCLLLLLAAQASFGQQELNFTALTTKNGMSANTVNVILQDHKGLIWLGTSDGLNKFDGTNFTAYIHNEQDSTSLPANEVVSLLEDNTGKLWVGTSGGGLAYYDQQHDVFVSYKGDKSIRKTQPVTARAFYQDHEKNLWIGSYGGFRIIDPSLKKVDYVDITRLVTNTVNTPVILSFFEDRLHRMWIGTNAGLLLYDRGSNSFTRFAHADNDATSLSGDEVRGIAQDAGGRLFFGTNKGLNMLRPGEKTFGVFKHADGEPASIVSNLIYTVVAAPNGKLWIGTEEGLSIFDCTTFNSVNIKPDRRKSYSLTNKCVRSIYFAKKGIVWLGTYQGGANKLDPNLALFNLKRGTPFDPHGLSSSVVTAFAEYKKGEIFVGTDGGGLHFFDRYTGLFNHYDIKSKADHSGNSLPIMALELDAQKTLWIGTYQNGLFAFNPASGTYKQYLADGTSHEPSQNDIFFVKQDSKGLIWIGTNGRGVDVLDPRTQTFVNYNNRAVKGKAVMPLNGFMRAIAEDRNGDIWLGSAGSGLAVYHPGNGQFRLYDRVNSQLSNDGVLSILHDHLGNTWVGTNSGGINLFHPDRQKFTHLTEADGLANGVVYKMVEDAAGTIWISTDKGISSIDPKTKKIKNFGRPNGVQDSPFVLGAGMVTSSGELFFGGQDGFNYFTPSTLPVHSDVPTVLLTDLKVANNKVVPGANAPLREQISSAKDIYLDYGQNFAISYVALNYTAPQQNQYAYKLIGFDHDWNKVGREKTAYYTNIDPGDYVFQVQASNNDGLWSTRQGTAINIHVRPPLWRTPYAYFLYVLIIAGGFLYIRHRGIQKIKNKLALEQEKINARKLIEQQRREAEYIHELDMQKIKFLTNLSHEFRTPISLMLAPADKLLATQKDPAVSSQVKMIRRNARRLLNLVNQLLDFRKMEEQELKLNLTQGDLIGFIKEAAESFHDLSDRKKIALSIASTAPYMFAQFDHDKVERVIFNLLSNAFKFTGEGGQVQVKMSVSHHDALHPLTLYITIADTGIGIDPEMRPRIFDRFFMESKASSILNQGSGIGLSITREFVQLHGGEITVESEPGKGTTFNIKLPVIGATMPFADEITDREELRDTVQAGDAPLQTEAGAVMNKLPVVLLVEDNEEFRYHLKDSLQSYYQILEAKDGKEGWQKALSGHPQLIVSDIGMPYMNGIELSQKIKTDKRTNHIPVILLTASSAEEDQLKGLESGANDYLTKPFKFDILNTKIKNLLVYNRSLKDAYSRQIQVTGKEIEIESTDAKLLNTIVQYIDAKLNDPELSVEELSRHVGMSRGSLYHKLLELTELTPIEYIRSVKLERAAVLLEKSDYNVAQIAYMTGFGTPSYFSRLFKSRYNVLPSEYITANRKDNRSRLEGQYY from the coding sequence ATGCCTGATAAACTCATGAGTCCCCGCAAGCGTGTTTCGCTTATGCCGAAATGGTTATTTGGCCGTGTTTGCCTGTTGTTACTGCTGGCAGCACAGGCAAGTTTTGGGCAGCAGGAACTTAACTTTACCGCGCTGACCACCAAGAACGGCATGTCGGCCAATACGGTCAATGTTATTTTGCAGGATCATAAGGGGCTGATATGGCTGGGCACCAGCGATGGCTTGAATAAATTTGACGGCACCAACTTCACGGCTTATATCCATAACGAACAGGACAGCACCAGTCTGCCGGCTAACGAGGTGGTTTCCCTGCTGGAAGATAATACCGGCAAACTATGGGTAGGCACCAGCGGCGGCGGATTGGCTTATTACGATCAGCAGCACGATGTATTTGTGAGTTATAAGGGCGATAAGTCGATAAGAAAAACCCAGCCTGTAACGGCCCGCGCCTTTTACCAGGACCATGAAAAAAACCTTTGGATAGGTAGTTACGGCGGCTTCAGGATTATTGACCCAAGCCTGAAAAAAGTTGATTATGTGGATATCACAAGGCTGGTCACCAATACGGTAAATACCCCGGTCATCCTGTCGTTTTTCGAGGACCGCTTGCATCGGATGTGGATAGGCACCAATGCGGGTCTGCTGCTTTACGACAGGGGCAGCAATAGCTTCACCCGCTTCGCGCATGCCGATAATGATGCTACCAGTTTAAGTGGCGACGAAGTGCGGGGTATCGCACAGGATGCCGGTGGGAGGCTGTTTTTTGGGACCAATAAAGGTTTAAACATGTTGCGGCCCGGCGAAAAAACATTTGGGGTGTTTAAGCATGCCGATGGCGAGCCGGCATCCATCGTGAGCAACCTAATTTATACGGTTGTAGCCGCCCCGAACGGAAAATTGTGGATTGGCACCGAGGAGGGTCTGAGCATTTTTGACTGCACCACCTTTAACAGCGTCAACATTAAGCCGGATAGGCGTAAATCATACAGCCTGACCAATAAATGTGTACGAAGCATCTACTTTGCAAAAAAGGGGATCGTTTGGCTGGGTACCTACCAGGGCGGCGCCAATAAGTTAGACCCTAACCTGGCCTTGTTTAATTTAAAGCGGGGTACGCCGTTTGATCCGCATGGGTTGTCGTCATCAGTAGTTACGGCTTTTGCCGAGTATAAAAAGGGCGAAATATTTGTAGGTACCGATGGCGGCGGGCTGCATTTTTTTGATCGTTACACCGGCCTGTTCAATCATTACGATATTAAAAGCAAAGCCGATCATTCCGGTAATTCCCTGCCCATTATGGCGCTGGAGCTGGACGCGCAAAAAACACTTTGGATAGGCACTTATCAAAATGGGTTGTTTGCCTTTAACCCGGCATCGGGAACCTATAAACAATACCTGGCCGATGGGACCTCGCACGAGCCGAGTCAAAACGACATCTTTTTTGTAAAGCAGGATTCGAAGGGGCTGATATGGATAGGCACTAATGGCCGTGGGGTTGATGTGCTTGATCCGCGCACCCAAACTTTTGTGAATTATAACAACCGGGCTGTTAAAGGCAAAGCAGTTATGCCCCTGAACGGCTTTATGCGGGCCATAGCCGAAGACAGGAACGGCGATATCTGGCTGGGCTCTGCCGGTAGCGGCCTCGCTGTTTATCACCCGGGCAATGGTCAGTTTAGGCTTTACGACAGGGTAAACAGCCAGCTTTCCAACGATGGTGTGCTTAGCATCCTGCACGATCATTTGGGTAATACCTGGGTAGGCACAAATAGCGGCGGTATTAACCTCTTTCATCCCGACAGGCAAAAATTCACCCACCTTACCGAAGCCGACGGTTTGGCCAACGGTGTGGTTTATAAAATGGTGGAAGATGCCGCCGGCACGATATGGATCAGTACAGATAAAGGCATCAGCAGTATTGATCCTAAAACAAAAAAGATCAAGAATTTTGGCCGCCCCAACGGGGTGCAGGACAGCCCCTTTGTGTTAGGTGCAGGTATGGTCACATCAAGCGGCGAATTGTTTTTTGGCGGGCAGGATGGCTTCAATTACTTTACGCCATCAACCCTGCCGGTTCATAGCGATGTCCCGACGGTTTTATTAACCGATTTGAAAGTGGCTAATAACAAAGTAGTGCCCGGCGCCAACGCCCCCCTGCGCGAACAGATCAGCAGCGCGAAGGATATCTACCTTGATTATGGCCAGAATTTCGCTATCAGTTACGTAGCGCTGAATTATACCGCCCCCCAGCAAAATCAATATGCGTATAAACTCATCGGCTTCGATCACGACTGGAACAAGGTTGGCAGGGAAAAAACAGCCTATTATACCAATATCGATCCGGGCGATTATGTGTTTCAGGTGCAGGCCAGTAATAACGATGGGTTGTGGAGCACCAGGCAGGGTACCGCTATTAACATACATGTGCGGCCGCCGTTGTGGCGTACACCTTATGCGTACTTCCTTTATGTTTTAATTATTGCCGGCGGCTTTCTGTACATCAGGCACCGGGGTATCCAAAAAATAAAGAACAAATTGGCGTTGGAGCAGGAAAAAATAAACGCCCGCAAGCTGATAGAACAGCAACGCCGTGAAGCAGAGTACATCCACGAGCTGGATATGCAAAAGATCAAGTTCCTGACCAACCTGAGTCACGAGTTCCGTACGCCCATCTCGCTGATGCTGGCCCCGGCCGATAAGTTGCTGGCCACGCAAAAAGACCCGGCGGTAAGCAGCCAGGTAAAAATGATCAGGCGCAACGCCCGCCGCTTGCTTAACCTGGTGAACCAATTGCTGGATTTCCGCAAGATGGAGGAGCAGGAGTTAAAGCTTAACCTTACACAGGGCGATCTGATCGGCTTTATTAAAGAAGCGGCAGAGTCTTTTCACGATCTTTCCGACCGGAAAAAGATCGCGCTGTCTATCGCCAGTACAGCACCATACATGTTTGCCCAGTTTGATCATGACAAGGTGGAACGCGTTATTTTCAACCTGCTGTCTAACGCTTTTAAGTTTACCGGCGAGGGCGGGCAGGTGCAGGTAAAAATGTCGGTTTCGCATCATGATGCCCTGCATCCGCTAACGCTTTATATCACCATAGCCGATACCGGCATTGGTATCGACCCGGAAATGCGTCCGCGCATCTTCGACCGCTTTTTTATGGAAAGCAAGGCGTCTTCCATCTTAAACCAGGGCAGCGGGATCGGCCTATCCATCACCCGGGAGTTTGTGCAGTTGCATGGCGGAGAAATTACTGTTGAAAGCGAGCCGGGCAAGGGCACTACCTTTAACATCAAGCTGCCGGTTATTGGCGCTACCATGCCTTTTGCCGATGAAATTACCGACCGTGAAGAATTACGCGATACCGTACAAGCAGGCGATGCGCCTTTGCAGACCGAAGCTGGCGCGGTTATGAATAAGCTGCCGGTGGTTTTGCTGGTTGAAGATAACGAGGAGTTTAGATATCATTTAAAGGATAGCCTGCAAAGCTATTACCAGATCCTGGAGGCAAAGGATGGCAAGGAGGGCTGGCAAAAAGCCCTGTCCGGGCATCCGCAGTTAATTGTAAGCGATATCGGCATGCCGTATATGAACGGGATTGAACTGAGCCAGAAGATCAAAACGGATAAGCGCACTAACCATATCCCGGTTATCCTGCTTACCGCCAGCAGTGCCGAAGAAGATCAATTGAAGGGTTTGGAATCAGGCGCTAATGATTACCTCACCAAGCCGTTCAAGTTCGACATCCTGAATACCAAAATTAAAAACCTGCTGGTATATAACCGATCGCTTAAGGATGCCTACTCGCGCCAAATACAGGTTACCGGTAAGGAGATCGAAATTGAATCGACCGATGCCAAACTGCTTAATACCATCGTACAATATATCGATGCCAAGCTTAACGACCCCGAACTATCCGTAGAGGAACTGAGCAGGCATGTGGGCATGAGCCGGGGTTCGCTGTATCATAAATTGCTGGAGTTGACAGAACTTACCCCTATCGAATACATCCGCTCGGTTAAATTGGAACGGGCCGCCGTATTGCTGGAAAAGAGCGATTACAACGTGGCCCAGATAGCCTATATGACCGGCTTCGGGACCCCGAGCTATTTTTCGCGCCTGTTTAAAAGCAGGTATAATGTATTGCCATCCGAATATATTACAGCTAACCGAAAGGATAACCGCTCGAGGCTGGAAGGGCAATATTATTAG
- a CDS encoding glycosyl hydrolase 115 family protein has protein sequence MLNLQPVSAAIDTGNYVSNRAVAHAFPLSAGKASAPLYVSGDDFTGVVRAVKDLQHDITAVTNTQPALLMGKPSGKRVVIIGTIGHSPLVDGLIAAGKLNVKNIKGKWETYVLQVIDKPFPGLDQALVIAGSDKRGTIFGVYDLSSHIGVSPWYWWADVPVKQQASLYILPGRHTAGTPAIKYRGIFINDEAPAFSGWAKAKFGGVNHELYAHMFELILRLKGNYLWPAMWGNAFNDDDPLNRKTADDYGIVMGTSHHEPMDRAQQEWKRYGTGDWDYEKNGEVLRSFWRKGIENMGNAETIVTVGMRGDGDKPMQDGTNITLLENIVADQRKIIASVTGKPIEKTPQMWALYKEVQDYYDKGMRVPDDVTLLLCDDNWGNIRKLPELNAKPRAGGYGIYYHFDYVGGPRNYKWINTNPISKVWEQMHLAYQHRVDKVWIVNVGDLKPMEFPISFFLDYAWNPDKIGPGNLQAYTKQWASRQFGNKYAGDIAGILTTYTKYNGRRKPELLNENTYSLINYNEFETVVNDYQQLNNRADSLYKLMPQQYKDAYYELVLHPVAASANLYQLYYATALNHLYAKQGRAATNAMAAKVKALFDNDAAISAYYNTQLAGGKWAHMMDQTHIGYKIWQEPKRDTMPRITEITLPGKGSLGVAVEGSSDCWPGSSITPELSAFNNLERQRHFIELYNKGRTPVSYAINAEGFIRLSSSKGTIDQQSRIYVDVDWSKVPGTRLATINITGSDGTKIAVNARLNKLGNSNTKGFIQTEPAVAIEAAHYQKKVSDDRYQWIEIPGYGRTLSAMTVVPAVAVHKLAGNEKARLEYVVKFTDTGKVVIKAYLSPTIDFTRDKVLRYAISLDDEAPQLKPFNAEADPRTWSKAVSDNVNIITTQHHIAKAGTHVIKFWVQSPAVVLEKLVIDTGSGTKPSYLGPPENFRVD, from the coding sequence TTGCTCAATTTGCAACCGGTTTCGGCGGCTATTGATACGGGGAACTATGTGAGCAACCGGGCCGTTGCTCACGCCTTCCCCTTATCGGCAGGTAAAGCTTCCGCACCCTTGTATGTGAGCGGTGATGATTTTACGGGCGTTGTCCGTGCAGTAAAAGATCTGCAGCATGATATTACCGCCGTAACCAATACCCAGCCTGCATTATTGATGGGTAAACCGTCGGGCAAAAGGGTGGTCATCATCGGCACCATCGGGCACTCGCCGCTTGTTGATGGACTAATTGCCGCCGGGAAACTTAATGTGAAAAACATCAAAGGCAAATGGGAAACCTATGTTTTACAGGTAATCGATAAACCGTTCCCCGGTTTAGACCAGGCGCTGGTAATTGCAGGCAGTGATAAAAGAGGGACGATCTTTGGTGTTTACGATCTGTCGTCGCATATCGGCGTATCGCCCTGGTATTGGTGGGCCGATGTGCCGGTAAAGCAGCAGGCATCGCTTTATATATTGCCCGGGCGGCATACTGCAGGAACGCCTGCTATAAAGTATCGCGGAATCTTTATTAATGATGAGGCGCCCGCTTTTTCGGGCTGGGCAAAAGCAAAGTTTGGTGGCGTTAATCATGAACTGTACGCGCACATGTTCGAACTGATACTGCGCCTGAAGGGCAATTACCTGTGGCCGGCTATGTGGGGCAATGCCTTTAACGATGATGACCCGCTTAACCGCAAAACAGCCGATGATTACGGTATTGTGATGGGCACATCGCACCATGAACCGATGGACCGGGCACAGCAGGAATGGAAGCGCTACGGCACCGGCGACTGGGACTACGAAAAAAATGGCGAGGTGCTGAGAAGCTTTTGGCGAAAGGGCATTGAAAATATGGGTAATGCCGAAACGATAGTAACCGTAGGCATGCGCGGCGATGGCGATAAACCCATGCAGGATGGCACTAATATTACCCTGCTGGAAAACATTGTGGCCGATCAGCGTAAGATCATTGCCTCGGTAACCGGCAAGCCTATCGAAAAAACACCGCAAATGTGGGCCCTTTACAAGGAAGTGCAGGACTATTATGATAAGGGCATGCGCGTACCCGACGATGTTACCCTGCTGCTGTGCGATGATAATTGGGGCAACATCCGTAAGCTACCCGAACTGAATGCAAAACCCCGGGCAGGCGGTTACGGCATTTACTACCACTTTGATTACGTGGGTGGTCCGCGCAATTACAAATGGATAAATACCAACCCCATATCAAAGGTATGGGAGCAAATGCACCTGGCTTACCAGCACCGTGTAGATAAGGTTTGGATAGTAAACGTTGGCGATCTGAAGCCGATGGAGTTCCCGATATCCTTTTTCTTAGATTATGCCTGGAACCCCGATAAGATAGGTCCCGGCAATCTGCAAGCTTATACCAAACAATGGGCAAGCCGGCAGTTTGGTAATAAATATGCAGGCGACATCGCCGGTATTCTAACCACTTATACTAAATATAACGGCCGCCGTAAACCAGAGTTACTGAACGAAAACACCTATAGCCTTATCAATTATAACGAATTTGAAACCGTTGTTAACGATTATCAGCAGCTAAATAACCGCGCCGATTCTTTATACAAACTGATGCCCCAGCAATATAAAGATGCCTATTATGAGCTTGTGCTGCACCCGGTGGCTGCATCGGCCAATTTGTATCAGCTGTATTACGCCACAGCGCTTAATCATTTGTACGCGAAGCAGGGCCGCGCGGCAACCAATGCCATGGCTGCAAAAGTAAAGGCTTTATTTGATAACGACGCGGCCATATCAGCCTATTACAACACGCAACTGGCCGGCGGCAAGTGGGCGCATATGATGGATCAAACACATATCGGTTACAAAATATGGCAGGAGCCTAAGCGGGATACCATGCCGAGGATAACCGAAATAACCCTGCCCGGAAAAGGCAGCCTGGGTGTAGCTGTAGAGGGCAGCAGTGATTGTTGGCCGGGTTCATCTATCACCCCGGAACTGTCTGCCTTTAATAACCTTGAGCGGCAAAGACATTTTATCGAATTGTATAATAAAGGCCGTACACCTGTAAGTTATGCCATTAATGCAGAGGGTTTTATCAGGTTATCATCCTCAAAAGGAACTATAGATCAGCAAAGCAGGATATATGTTGATGTTGACTGGAGTAAAGTGCCGGGAACACGCCTTGCTACAATCAATATAACAGGTTCGGATGGTACAAAGATCGCCGTTAACGCACGCCTTAATAAGCTTGGTAATAGCAATACTAAGGGTTTTATTCAAACCGAACCGGCCGTTGCTATTGAAGCAGCCCACTATCAAAAAAAGGTATCGGATGACCGGTATCAGTGGATAGAAATACCCGGTTACGGGCGGACGTTATCGGCCATGACGGTTGTTCCTGCGGTGGCTGTACACAAATTGGCAGGAAATGAAAAGGCACGCCTTGAGTATGTGGTGAAGTTTACAGATACCGGCAAAGTGGTCATAAAAGCCTACCTGTCGCCAACCATCGATTTTACCCGTGATAAAGTCTTACGCTATGCCATCTCTTTAGATGATGAAGCGCCACAACTAAAGCCATTTAATGCCGAGGCCGACCCAAGGACCTGGAGCAAGGCCGTGAGCGATAACGTTAATATCATAACCACGCAGCACCATATTGCTAAAGCCGGTACCCATGTAATTAAGTTTTGGGTGCAAAGCCCCGCTGTGGTACTGGAAAAGCTGGTTATTGATACCGGGAGCGGGACGAAGCCAAGTTATCTCGGCCCGCCGGAAAACTTTCGGGTAGATTGA